Genomic window (Syntrophorhabdus sp.):
GGGCTATGCCGAGTACCACCCGGTGGCCCCCAACGACACCGCCGAGAACCGCTCACGCAACCGCAGGATAGAGATCATCGTCTCCAAATCCGTGACGGACGACCCAAAAAAATAGCCCTCCCCGTTGCCTCCATAATTCATGTGTGATATCGTAGCAATAAGGGGTCTCGGTCTGGGATGAGGCCCCACGCCGAATGTTCCGGGGGATTGATCATGGGTGATGGGAAAAGTGAAGGGTTTCATGCCATCCATCCGGCGGGGGACGAGGGAAAGGCGAGAGACTATCGTCCCTGGGGCTATTATGAGGTCCTGGCCGATCTGCCTGATTGCAAGGTGAAGAGGATAGTCGTGTACCCGGGGTGCCGTTTGAGCCTGCAGAGGCACAAGCACAGGGATGAGCACTGGTTCGTGGTGGCCGGGGACGCCCTTGTCACAATAGACCGAAGGGAGATACCCGTTGCCAGGAACGGTTCCGTCGACATCCCCAGGGCACTCCTGCACAGGGTGAACAACACGGGGACCGACGATCTCGTCTTCATCGAGGTTCAAACGGGAGACTATTTCGGAGAGGACGATATCGAAAGGCTGGAGGATGACTACGGAAGGGCGTAAATAGGGGGATTACGCCGGAAATCGGAATGTGAAAGTTTTTTCACAAATTCAAAAAAAATTTCTTGCATATTTTGTAAATAGGGGAGTATAAACTATCTAGACGGTGGTACCTTCGGAAACCAGCGTCAAACAATAATCTAAAGGAGGGGTATGTATGACAAAGGCAGAATTGATTAGTAAAATGGCAGCAGGTTCCAAGATATCAAAAGCCGCTGCCGGCAAGGCCTTGGAAGCTTTTCTCGATGGAGTGAAGGCAGCACTGAAGAAAGACGAACGCGTAACGCTTGTTGGTTTTGGCACCTTTTCCGTTTCCAAGAGGAAGGCCCGCAAGGGAAGAAACCCCAGGACCGGCAAAGAGATCAAGATCCCCTCAAGAAAAGTTCCGAAATTTACGGCAGGAAAAGCGCTCAAGGACGCGATCTAATCAGATTCGAGCTATTTTTTATAAATGCCTCCGCACTTCGGTCGGAGGCATTTATAATTTCACCATCACCCATCACCCATCACCTATAACCCATAACCTGTATCCATATGTTTGAGCAGTATACGTGAGGCTTTTTCGATGAGAGCCTGTTCTCCGCCGGGTTTCCCGGAGAGCTTTTCGTGGACGAGGATGACCCCTTCCTCGTTCCCCAGGGAGAGGGAGAGGTCGATCCCGTCGTCTTCGATCCGCGCGTGGATCCCGAGAGGGATGCTGCACCCCCCTCCGACCGCCGCCTGAACGGCCCTCTCGATGGCTACCTCCCGGTGCGTCCTGTCATGATCGATCGCCCCGAGGAGTCCGGTTGCCTCATCGCCCCGGCGGATCTCGATGCCGATGGCCCCCTGGCCCGCCGTGGGCACCATGATGTCCGCCGGGATCATCTCCGTTATGACCTTTTCGAGCCCCAGGCGCCGTATCCCGGCGGCCGCAAGGATGATGCCGTCGAGGTTTTCCGCCGTCAGCTTCCGCATTCGGGTGTCAACGTTTCCCCTCAAGGGGACGACATCCACACCCTCACGGTATCTCATGAGCTGGGCCTTCCGGCGCGTGCTCCCCGTCCCCACGCGGCTACCGCTGTGAAGCTCGCGTATGCTCTTAAGCCGGGTCGAGACGAAGGCGTCCCTCGGGTCCTCACGGACCATGACGGCGCCGACGACAAGGTCTCCGGCAAGCTCGGCGGGGAGGTCCTTCATGCTGTGGACGGCAATGTCGATGCCTCCGCGGACGAGTTCCTCCTCTATCTCTTTGACGAAAAGGCCCTTGCCCCCGATCTCGGCGAGGGGCTTGTCCCAGATGGTGTCACCCGTCGTTCTGATGGTCCGTATCGAAAATTCGTGGCCGGGGTTGGCCTCCCTCAGCGCATCCACCACTATCTGTGTCTGCCTGAGGGCAAGTTTAGAGCCCCTTGTCCCCACTATCCATGTCTTCTTCATCGTTGTCCTCGAATTGAAAGAGCTTTTTCAGCGTGTCGAACACGGCAGGGTCTCCGTTCTCCTTGAGGAGCGCCAGGTAAGGGTGGACGAGCTTGTTCATGAGCGCCCTCGTCATGGTGTCGATATTGTTCACCGTCTCGTCATCACTGACCCCCATCCTGCCAAGGGCCCTTTTCATCTCCTTCGACCGTATCTCCTCGGCCCGGGCCATGATGTGGCTGATGAGAGGATTGACGTCGACCTTCCTGAGCCACTCGGAGAACCGTGCTGCCTCGTCATCTATGATGACCTGCGCCTTTTCGGACTCACGGACCCTGTCGGAGAGGTGCTTCTGGGAGAGATCCTTGAGGTCGTCTATGTCGTAGAGATAGACGTTGTCCATGTCATTGACGGCAGGGTCGACGTCGCGGGGGACGGCGATATCGATGAAGAATATGGGCCTGTTCTTCCTCTTCTTCATCACCGCCTGGAGCCTTGCGGGGTCGATGAGGGGTTCCTCGGACCCCGTGGAGGCAAGGACCATGTCGACATCGACGATAAGGTCGAAGAGCGTCTCGAAGGGTCTGGCCTTGCCGATTATCTCCCCGGCCAGTTTTTGCGCCTTGCCATAGGTCCTGTTGGTGATGAGGATGTCGGAGACCCCCTGTTTCTGAAAGTATTTCAGGGCCACCTCGCACATCTCTCCGGCGCCGATGACAAGTATCCTTTTTTTGTCGAGGGTCCCGAATATGCGCTTCGCGAGTTCCACGGCCATGGAGCTGATGGACAGGGGATTGTATCCGATCCGCGTCTCCGTTCGTATGCGCTTGGCGACATTGAAGGTCTTGTGGAAGGTTTTGTTGAGAAAGAAACCTGTCGATCTCTCCGAGGCGGCAATGCGGTACGCGTCCTTCACCTGGCCCAGTATCTCCGGCTCACCGATGACCATGGAGTCGAGGCCCGACGCGACGAGGAAAAGATGGCGAAAGGCCTCTTCTCCGGAGAGGCCGTACGTGTAGGCGGTGAACCAGTCATCGGGTGCCGTGAAGGCCCGGGAAAGGACACGACGGACCTTTTCCATCATCTCCTCAGAGTCCTCGCCGGAGAAATAGATCTCCGTCCTGTTGCAGGTGGAGACGATGACCGATTCCGGAACGCCTTCTTCGCGGAGCATCCTCAGGAGGGCGGGTATGGATCCTTCCTTGATGTAGAGTTTTTCCCGCACGTTGAGGGGTGCCGTGTTGTGGTTGAGCCCGAGTATGCCGATCGCCTGTTTCTTCATGGTCACACGTACGCGTGCAGGCTCTTGAGGAGGAAGTTGACCCCAAGGAACGTGAAAAGGACAAGAAGGAAACCGATGATCATCATGTAGGCCGTCCTTCTTCCCCGCCACCCGAGAGCGAGCCTGTTATGAAAGAGGATGGCGTACACTATCCACGTGATGAGCGACCATGTTTCCTTGGGGTCCCACCTCCAGTAGGAACCCCAGGCAAAACCGGCCCAGATGGAGCCCGTTATTATCCCCGCGGTGAGGAAGGGAAAGCCCAGGGACATGCACCGGTAGTTGATCCTGTCCAGGGTCTCGAGGGAGGGGAACCTGTCGGAAAAGAGGAAGGACCTCTTTCGCTTGATCTCCTTCTCTATGAGGAGATAGAGGATGGATATGAAGAAGCCGACGACGAATATCCCGTTGCCCAGGAATGAAAGGACGGTATGGACGGGAAGCCAGGCGCTCCTCAACGCCGGGATGAGGGGCCGTATCTCGCTCGGGAAGCCGAGCGACATGATGACGACAAGAGAGACAAGAGGCGCGATGATACTCCCCACCATCTCCACGCGATAGGTCTTCCGTATGTATATGAAGAAACCGGCGATGCACAGTGCCAGGAAGGAAAGGGATTCGTAGATGTTCGTGATGGGGGTATAGCCGGCCTCGAAGAAGCGCGCCACGGTGGAGGCGAAGTGGACCACGAAGGCGGCGGCAAGAAGGTAATACCCCGGCCTTTCGAAGCGCGGCCTGTTCGAAGCGAGGCTCACGGCATAGACGAGGGTGGATGCGAGGTAGAGCCCGAGGGCTGTGTTATAGAGGTAAACGTTCATGAGAGCTCTTCGCCGAGGGTCTTCTTCATACCCGTGAGGCCGCGCCTGACGACGTCGCCCACCTCCATGGAGGCTATGCTCTTCATAATGGCTTTGCGCCTTGAGGGGTCGGGGACGGTGTCGATGAGATGCCGTCTTAGGGCGCCGATGATGCGCGTGTAGGCGACGTAATCCTTCGTCACCGTCTTTTCGATGGTCTGGCGTATCTTCTTCGATGCCATGGGGAGGACCCCCGACGTGGATATGGCTATCGTGACGTCCCCCTTTCTGATGATGGAAGGGACGATGAAATCGCACTCCTTTGGTTTGTCGACGACATTGATGAGAACGCCCTTTTTCGCAGCATCCTCGCGTACGACACCGTTCGTGTCCCTGTCGTCGGTGCAGGCGAAAACCATCGCAGCGTTGTCGAGGTCACCCGTGCGGTACCTCCGCGAAAGGAGGCGCAGCACACCCCTGCCGGCGAGGTCCGACAGCTTTTTCGTCACCTTTGGGCTGACGACGGTCACCGAGGCGTTGAACTTAAGGAGCATCAAGGCCTTGCGCTCCGCGACGGTCCCGCCCCCCACGACAAGACACTCCTTCCCCGTCACGTCGAGGAAGAGGGGATAGTAATGATGTTTCTCAGTATCTGATCTCAAACGTAAGGAACCTGCCGATATGATCTTCCCAGGAGACGTCGGCCGTCTCGACGAAGGCCCCCCGGGGGCCGCTGCGGGACCACGCAACCAGCTTCTCGACGGCGTCTTTCTCACCTTCGCAGACTATTTCCACGCCGCCGTCGGGGAGGTTCCTGACCCAGCCCGTCAGCCCGAGGCCCTCTGCCTCACGTTGGGTGCTGTACCGAAAGAAGACGCCCTGCACTATTCCGTGTACGACTATATGCGCTCGTGCCTGCATGGTGAAAAAGCGGCCTCGTGGATGCCGAAAAACCCGCCAACGCCCGTCCATAAACATTTTATTGTTGGCAAAAGGTTTTTTGTATTATACTTATCACAACATTCCCATAAAATCCAGTTGTGTTGGCCACTTGGGGGAAAGCGATATGTACAGGCTGGGAATAGATATCGGTTCGGTTAGCGTTAACGTGGCAGTTGTCAACGAGAACGGAAAGATCGTCAGGTCGCAGTATATCCGTCACAAGGGGAAACCCTTTGTCGCTGCGAAGGAGGCCATCGAGGAGGCGGCCGGAGCATACGAAGTGGAGTTCATCGCGACCACGGGGACCGGAGCGAAGGTCTTCGCCTCCCTCGTGGGGGCTGCTTTCGTCAACGAGATCGTCGCCATTTCACGGGCCATGGGCAAGCTGTACCCCTTAACGGGAAGCGTCATCGACATCGGCGGAGAGGATTCAAAGCTGATCGTTTTCGAGCCATCCGGGCGAAAGGGAGTCCCCTTGCGCGTCAAAGATTTTTCCATGAACGCGCTCTGCGCCGCCGGGACGGGGGCTTTCCTCGACCAGCAGGCGTCGCGGCTAAGGTTCACCATAGAGGAATTCAGCGACGTGGCCTTGAAGGCGAAGAACATTCCCCGCATAGCCGGGCGGTGCACCGTCTTCGCGAAATCGGACATGATCCATCTCCAACAGATAGCGACACCCGATTACGAGATAGTCGCGGGACTCTGCTACGCGCTGGCACGCAATTTCAAGGGCAATATCGCCAAGGGCAAGGACGTGAAGACGCCTGTCGCGTTCATCGGCGGCGTGGCGGCGAACGCCGGGATGAGGACCGCCTTGAAAGAGGTCTTCGAACTGACGGAGGACACCTTCTTCGTTCCCGGGAACTATACCTCCATCGGCGCCGCGGGTGCTGTGTACGCCGTCCTTGAAGACCCGTCCCTCAAGGTCTCCTTTGCCGGTCTTGACAGGCTCATCGCCTATCTCGATGAGGAAAGGCAGGAGGCCACCCACGAGCCGCTCTCCCTCTCGGCCGCGAACATGAACGTGGCCTACGACATGAAGCCCGTGACGGGAAAGACGAAGGTATATCTGGGCGTGGACGTGGGATCCATCAGCACGAACCTCGTCCTCATCGACGAGGAAAGGAATGTCCTCGCCAAGAGATACCTCATGACGGAGGGCCGGCCGCTCGAAGCGGTCAAGAGGGGCCTTGCCGAGATAGGCGATGAGGTCGGCGACATGGTGGAGATCGTCGGCTCCGGCACCACAGGGTCGGGCCGTTACCTGACGGCCGATTTCATCGGCGCCGACATTGTCCGCAACGAGATCACCGCCCAGGCGCAGGCGGCGATAGCCATCGACCCCGGAGTGGACACCATTTTCGAGATAGGCGGCCAGGACTCCAAGTACATCAGCATCGACAACGGCGTGATAGTCGACTTTGAGATGAACAAGGCCTGCGCGGCGGGCACGGGCTCCTTCCTGGAAGAGCAGGCGGAGAGGCTCGACATCTCCATCAAAGAGGAGTTCGGCGCCCTGGCCCTCACGTCGAAAAAGCCGGTGAAGATGGGGGAGCGGTGCACGGTCTTCATCGAGTCCGACGTCATTCACCAGCAGCAGCGCGGCGCCGCCAGGGAAGACATCGTCTCGGGGCTTGCCTATTCCATCGTCCAGAACTACCTCAACAAGGTCGTCGTCGACAGGAGGGTGGGCAGGCGGATATTCTTCCAGGGCGGCACGGCCTTCAACAAGGGCGTCGTCGCGGCCTTCGAAAAGGTGCTGGGCATGCCGATAACGGTTCCTCCCCATCACGACGTGACGGGCGCCATCGGTGTTGCCATCCTGGCAATGAAGGAGAAGACCTGGGAGAAGAGCGGATTCAAGGGGTTTGACCTCAGCAAGAGGTCCTACACCGTCGAGACCTTCGAATGCAAGGGGTGCGAGAACCTCTGCGAGATACGCAAGGTCATCGTCGAGAACGAGACGCCCCTCTACTACGGCAGCAGGTGCGAGAAGTACGATGTCGTACGCAGGGGTGAGAAGAAGGAGATGGCGGACCTCTTTTCGATGCGGGAGGAGATCCTCAACGAGATCTACGACAGGGAGGCCGGAAATCCGACGATAGGCATACCGAAAGTGCTTCACATGCACGAGCTTCTGCCGTTCTGGAAGAGCTTTCTGACGGAACTGGGGTTCCATGTCGTCGTCTCCGACGTGACGAACAAGAAGACCGTGAGGGACGGCGTGGAGAATATCATCGTGGAGAGCTGCTTTCCCATAAAGCTCGCCCACGGTCACGTGATGAACCTTCTTCAGAAGGGGATCGACAACATCTTCATCCCCAGCGTCATCAGTCTCGGCAAGCCTTCGAAGCACGCGAGAAACTCCTTCGCCTGTCCCTACGCTCAGTCTCTCCCGTACACAATCAAGGGGTCCATCGATTTCGATGGCAGGCAGGCCCGGGTGCTGACGCCCATCATCCGGTTCGGGGAGGGCGACGAGGCCGTTCTCGCCAACCTCGTGGAGCACTTCAAACCCTTCGGCAAGTCGAAAAGGAGCGTGAAGAAGGCCTTCGAGGCGGCGCGTCACGTCCAGGATTCCTTCTACCGGCGCCTCACGGAAATGGGCCGGGCCTTTCTCGACGAGTTGCGTGAGGACGACAAGGTCATGGTCATCGTCGGCAGGCCATACAACAGTGCCGACCCGGGAGCGAACCTCAACATCCACAAGAAACTGATGAACCTGGGCGTTCCGGCGATACCCATGGACATGCTGCCCGTGAACGACATGATCGAGGACACCGTCGATCTGGAGCACATGTACTGGGGCTACGGGCAGAAGATACTGAAGGCGGCCCGGGCGGTGAAGAGCAGCAGGAATCTCTATGCCGTATATGTGACCAGCTTTGGCTGTGGTCCCGACTCCTTCATATCCCACTTCTTCAAAAGGATCATGGGCAACAAGCCTTACCTGTCCCTCGAGATAGACGAGCACAGCGCCGACGCGGGGATAGTCACGAGGCTCGAGGCGTTCCTCGACAGCATCACCAACGCCCGCTTCGACGACGGGGTCGTCGAGCGCAGGACGACAGCCTTCGAGATGGACGGCCGGCGAAGGAGGATCTACGTGCCCTACATGTCGGATCATTCCCATGCCCTTGCCGCCGCTTTCCGTTCCTGCGGAGTGGACGCGGAGGTCATGAAGGAATCTACGGAAGAGACGGTGCTGTTGGGGCGCAGGTATACCTCGGGGAAGGAGTGCTACCCCTGCATCCTGACAACGGGCGATATGCTGAGGACGGTCCACGCTGAGGGCTTCGACCCTGAGCGGAGTGCCTTTTTCATGCCTTCCGGAGAAGGCCCGTGCCGGTTCGGCCAGTACAACCGTTTCCACAGGATGGTCCTCGACGAGGCCGGTTTCGCCGGTGTTCCCATCTACGCCCCCAACCAGGACCACCGGTTCTACAAGGAATTCAACATAGTCGGGGGCAGGTTCACCCGTCTCGGCTGGCGGGCCGTTGTGGCGGTGGACCTCCTGACGAAGATCCTTCACGAGACACGCCCCTATGAAAAAGTGCCGGGAACGACGGATGCGGTCTACGCGGAGGCGCTTGCCGCGGTTTGCCGGTGCATCGAGACGGGCGCGAAGGACATCGATGTTGTGCTCAAGGACGTCCTCGGGAGGTTCAGGGCCATAGAGCGCCGCCAGGAGAAGAGGCCGACGATAGGCCTCGTGGGCGAGATCTACATACGGTCCAACAAGTTCAGCAACTCCCAGCTCATACGGGCGGTCGAGGACCTGGGAGGCGTGGTGTGGCTCGCGCCCGTGTGCGAATGGATATCCTACGTCAACTACACGGGCAAGAGGAAGAGCAGGAAAAGAGATACCCTCCTCGGAGTCCTCGGTTTCGTCATAACCGAGTACATCCAGAGCAAGGACGAGCACCTGATGGAAGACATCTTCGTGCCCTTCATCAAGTATGGGCCCGAGCCGAAGATAAAGGACATCCTGGAAAAGGCGAGCCCCTACATCCACGACAGCTTCGAGGGAGAGGCCGTCCTCACCGTCGGGAAGAGCGTCGATTTCGCCCGCAAGGGGGTCGCGGGGATCATCAACGCCATGCCCTTCACCTGTATGCCCGGTACCGTGTCGAGCGCCATCATGCGGCTCATCCAGCAGAACCATGACATACCGGTCATCAACATCGCCTACGACGGCCAGGGCATAACGAACATCCTGACAAGGCTGGAGGCGTTCATGCACCAGGTGAGGGAGCACATAAGAGATTGATGGACGATCCGCTGACCGGCGTAATAATCATCATTGTGTTGCTTATTCTGAACGGGCTTTTCTCAGCCGCCGAGACG
Coding sequences:
- a CDS encoding CoA activase; translation: MYRLGIDIGSVSVNVAVVNENGKIVRSQYIRHKGKPFVAAKEAIEEAAGAYEVEFIATTGTGAKVFASLVGAAFVNEIVAISRAMGKLYPLTGSVIDIGGEDSKLIVFEPSGRKGVPLRVKDFSMNALCAAGTGAFLDQQASRLRFTIEEFSDVALKAKNIPRIAGRCTVFAKSDMIHLQQIATPDYEIVAGLCYALARNFKGNIAKGKDVKTPVAFIGGVAANAGMRTALKEVFELTEDTFFVPGNYTSIGAAGAVYAVLEDPSLKVSFAGLDRLIAYLDEERQEATHEPLSLSAANMNVAYDMKPVTGKTKVYLGVDVGSISTNLVLIDEERNVLAKRYLMTEGRPLEAVKRGLAEIGDEVGDMVEIVGSGTTGSGRYLTADFIGADIVRNEITAQAQAAIAIDPGVDTIFEIGGQDSKYISIDNGVIVDFEMNKACAAGTGSFLEEQAERLDISIKEEFGALALTSKKPVKMGERCTVFIESDVIHQQQRGAAREDIVSGLAYSIVQNYLNKVVVDRRVGRRIFFQGGTAFNKGVVAAFEKVLGMPITVPPHHDVTGAIGVAILAMKEKTWEKSGFKGFDLSKRSYTVETFECKGCENLCEIRKVIVENETPLYYGSRCEKYDVVRRGEKKEMADLFSMREEILNEIYDREAGNPTIGIPKVLHMHELLPFWKSFLTELGFHVVVSDVTNKKTVRDGVENIIVESCFPIKLAHGHVMNLLQKGIDNIFIPSVISLGKPSKHARNSFACPYAQSLPYTIKGSIDFDGRQARVLTPIIRFGEGDEAVLANLVEHFKPFGKSKRSVKKAFEAARHVQDSFYRRLTEMGRAFLDELREDDKVMVIVGRPYNSADPGANLNIHKKLMNLGVPAIPMDMLPVNDMIEDTVDLEHMYWGYGQKILKAARAVKSSRNLYAVYVTSFGCGPDSFISHFFKRIMGNKPYLSLEIDEHSADAGIVTRLEAFLDSITNARFDDGVVERRTTAFEMDGRRRRIYVPYMSDHSHALAAAFRSCGVDAEVMKESTEETVLLGRRYTSGKECYPCILTTGDMLRTVHAEGFDPERSAFFMPSGEGPCRFGQYNRFHRMVLDEAGFAGVPIYAPNQDHRFYKEFNIVGGRFTRLGWRAVVAVDLLTKILHETRPYEKVPGTTDAVYAEALAAVCRCIETGAKDIDVVLKDVLGRFRAIERRQEKRPTIGLVGEIYIRSNKFSNSQLIRAVEDLGGVVWLAPVCEWISYVNYTGKRKSRKRDTLLGVLGFVITEYIQSKDEHLMEDIFVPFIKYGPEPKIKDILEKASPYIHDSFEGEAVLTVGKSVDFARKGVAGIINAMPFTCMPGTVSSAIMRLIQQNHDIPVINIAYDGQGITNILTRLEAFMHQVREHIRD
- a CDS encoding acylphosphatase, giving the protein MQARAHIVVHGIVQGVFFRYSTQREAEGLGLTGWVRNLPDGGVEIVCEGEKDAVEKLVAWSRSGPRGAFVETADVSWEDHIGRFLTFEIRY
- a CDS encoding bifunctional precorrin-2 dehydrogenase/sirohydrochlorin ferrochelatase, translated to MRSDTEKHHYYPLFLDVTGKECLVVGGGTVAERKALMLLKFNASVTVVSPKVTKKLSDLAGRGVLRLLSRRYRTGDLDNAAMVFACTDDRDTNGVVREDAAKKGVLINVVDKPKECDFIVPSIIRKGDVTIAISTSGVLPMASKKIRQTIEKTVTKDYVAYTRIIGALRRHLIDTVPDPSRRKAIMKSIASMEVGDVVRRGLTGMKKTLGEELS
- the hemC gene encoding hydroxymethylbilane synthase → MKKTWIVGTRGSKLALRQTQIVVDALREANPGHEFSIRTIRTTGDTIWDKPLAEIGGKGLFVKEIEEELVRGGIDIAVHSMKDLPAELAGDLVVGAVMVREDPRDAFVSTRLKSIRELHSGSRVGTGSTRRKAQLMRYREGVDVVPLRGNVDTRMRKLTAENLDGIILAAAGIRRLGLEKVITEMIPADIMVPTAGQGAIGIEIRRGDEATGLLGAIDHDRTHREVAIERAVQAAVGGGCSIPLGIHARIEDDGIDLSLSLGNEEGVILVHEKLSGKPGGEQALIEKASRILLKHMDTGYGL
- the ccsB gene encoding c-type cytochrome biogenesis protein CcsB; translated protein: MNVYLYNTALGLYLASTLVYAVSLASNRPRFERPGYYLLAAAFVVHFASTVARFFEAGYTPITNIYESLSFLALCIAGFFIYIRKTYRVEMVGSIIAPLVSLVVIMSLGFPSEIRPLIPALRSAWLPVHTVLSFLGNGIFVVGFFISILYLLIEKEIKRKRSFLFSDRFPSLETLDRINYRCMSLGFPFLTAGIITGSIWAGFAWGSYWRWDPKETWSLITWIVYAILFHNRLALGWRGRRTAYMMIIGFLLVLFTFLGVNFLLKSLHAYV
- a CDS encoding HU family DNA-binding protein, whose product is MTKAELISKMAAGSKISKAAAGKALEAFLDGVKAALKKDERVTLVGFGTFSVSKRKARKGRNPRTGKEIKIPSRKVPKFTAGKALKDAI
- a CDS encoding glutamyl-tRNA reductase, producing the protein MKKQAIGILGLNHNTAPLNVREKLYIKEGSIPALLRMLREEGVPESVIVSTCNRTEIYFSGEDSEEMMEKVRRVLSRAFTAPDDWFTAYTYGLSGEEAFRHLFLVASGLDSMVIGEPEILGQVKDAYRIAASERSTGFFLNKTFHKTFNVAKRIRTETRIGYNPLSISSMAVELAKRIFGTLDKKRILVIGAGEMCEVALKYFQKQGVSDILITNRTYGKAQKLAGEIIGKARPFETLFDLIVDVDMVLASTGSEEPLIDPARLQAVMKKRKNRPIFFIDIAVPRDVDPAVNDMDNVYLYDIDDLKDLSQKHLSDRVRESEKAQVIIDDEAARFSEWLRKVDVNPLISHIMARAEEIRSKEMKRALGRMGVSDDETVNNIDTMTRALMNKLVHPYLALLKENGDPAVFDTLKKLFQFEDNDEEDMDSGDKGL
- a CDS encoding cupin domain-containing protein — translated: MRPHAECSGGLIMGDGKSEGFHAIHPAGDEGKARDYRPWGYYEVLADLPDCKVKRIVVYPGCRLSLQRHKHRDEHWFVVAGDALVTIDRREIPVARNGSVDIPRALLHRVNNTGTDDLVFIEVQTGDYFGEDDIERLEDDYGRA